From a region of the Streptomyces caniferus genome:
- a CDS encoding alkene reductase, whose protein sequence is MTTAFDPVDLAGIPLANRIVMAPMTRNRATRGGGVPTDSMVTYYTQRASAGLIVTEASQTCVVGQGYPFTPGLHTPEQIAGWRRVTDAVHAAGGRIFAQLWHGGRIGHPVLLPDGLIPVGPSPVAAACQVFTEDGMKDCVTPHELTDAEIRTTVAQFAAAARNAVEAGFDGVEIHGANGYLVHQFLAPHSNLRTDDWGGSTEGRIRFAVEVTRAVAEAVGAHRTGLRLSPGNPFNGIEEPDPEPLYTALLQAVEPLGLAYLHLCDVPDHELIARLRKHFTGTFVLNPADDGRPTGPEDLPLIEDGTADLLAFGRQFLANPDLPRRLARGGPFNTPVRESFYGGDDTGYLDYPALDA, encoded by the coding sequence GTGACCACCGCGTTCGACCCCGTCGACCTCGCCGGCATCCCGCTCGCCAACCGCATCGTCATGGCCCCGATGACCCGCAACCGGGCCACTCGGGGCGGTGGGGTGCCGACCGACTCGATGGTCACGTACTACACCCAGCGCGCCTCGGCCGGGCTGATCGTCACCGAGGCCAGCCAGACCTGCGTCGTGGGCCAGGGCTACCCCTTCACCCCCGGGCTGCACACGCCCGAGCAGATCGCCGGCTGGCGCCGGGTGACCGACGCGGTGCACGCCGCCGGCGGCCGGATCTTCGCGCAGCTGTGGCACGGCGGCCGGATCGGCCACCCGGTGCTGCTGCCGGACGGGCTGATCCCGGTCGGCCCGTCCCCGGTGGCCGCGGCCTGCCAGGTCTTCACCGAGGACGGCATGAAGGACTGCGTCACCCCGCACGAGCTCACCGACGCCGAGATCCGCACCACCGTCGCCCAGTTCGCGGCCGCCGCCCGCAACGCCGTCGAGGCGGGCTTCGACGGGGTGGAGATCCACGGCGCCAACGGCTACCTCGTGCACCAGTTCCTGGCCCCCCACAGCAATCTGCGCACCGACGACTGGGGCGGCTCGACCGAGGGCCGCATCCGCTTCGCCGTCGAGGTCACCCGGGCGGTGGCCGAGGCGGTCGGCGCACACCGCACCGGCCTGCGGCTCTCCCCGGGCAACCCCTTCAACGGCATCGAGGAGCCCGACCCCGAGCCGCTCTACACCGCGCTGCTGCAGGCCGTCGAGCCGCTCGGCCTGGCCTATCTGCACCTGTGCGACGTCCCCGACCACGAGCTGATCGCCCGGCTGCGCAAGCACTTCACCGGGACCTTCGTCCTCAACCCGGCCGACGACGGGCGCCCCACCGGCCCCGAGGACCTGCCCCTGATCGAGGACGGCACGGCCGATCTGCTGGCCTTCGGGCGGCAGTTCCTCGCCAACCCCGACCTGCCCCGGCGGCTCGCGCGCGGCGGCCCCTTCAACACCCCCGTCCGGGAGAGCTTCTACGGCGGCGACGACACCGGCTACCTCGACTACCCGGCGCTGGACGCCTGA
- a CDS encoding aminotransferase class V-fold PLP-dependent enzyme, with the protein MQRLEPLGGDEFAPETTYLNSASSGLLPRRSAAAVRAALDESASYGTMGRDYLGAATASRAAFARLLDVPADRVAVGSSVAVQSAFVAASLPAGAEVLAPEGDFSSLVNPLAAHPGIKLRTVPLEALADAVRPGTALVAFSAVQSLDGRIADLAAIREAARAHGARTYLDITQSAGWLPLRAADFDFVVAGAFKWLLCPRGATFMAFGGDVGRGEEWPAALHAGWVAGEDIGESNYGLIQPAATARRFDEPHAYFSYIGAEHSLSLLEELGVSAVHAHNTALADRYRAGLAERGHTPRPAPGSAIVSTPGLADAEDRLAAAGVRVSVRGGLLRAAFHLYNSTDDVDRLLSLLG; encoded by the coding sequence ATGCAGCGACTCGAACCACTCGGCGGGGACGAATTCGCCCCCGAGACGACGTATCTGAACTCCGCCTCCAGCGGACTCCTTCCCCGGCGCAGCGCCGCCGCCGTGCGCGCGGCCCTCGACGAGTCCGCCTCCTACGGCACCATGGGCCGCGACTACCTCGGTGCCGCCACGGCCTCCCGGGCCGCTTTCGCCCGGCTGCTGGACGTCCCCGCCGACCGGGTCGCCGTCGGCAGCTCGGTCGCGGTGCAGTCCGCGTTCGTCGCCGCCTCGCTCCCGGCGGGAGCCGAAGTGCTCGCTCCCGAAGGCGACTTCAGCTCGCTGGTCAATCCGCTCGCCGCCCACCCGGGAATCAAGCTGCGCACCGTGCCGCTGGAGGCGCTCGCCGATGCGGTGCGCCCCGGCACCGCGCTGGTCGCCTTCAGTGCCGTGCAGTCCCTCGACGGCCGGATCGCCGACCTGGCGGCAATCCGCGAGGCCGCCCGGGCCCACGGGGCGCGCACCTATCTGGACATCACCCAGTCCGCCGGCTGGCTGCCGCTGCGCGCCGCGGACTTCGACTTCGTCGTCGCCGGTGCCTTCAAGTGGCTGCTGTGCCCGCGCGGGGCGACCTTCATGGCGTTCGGCGGCGACGTCGGGCGGGGCGAGGAGTGGCCCGCTGCACTCCACGCGGGCTGGGTCGCGGGGGAGGACATCGGCGAGTCCAACTACGGGCTGATCCAGCCGGCGGCCACCGCCCGGCGCTTCGACGAACCGCACGCCTACTTCTCCTACATCGGCGCCGAGCACTCCCTCAGCCTCCTCGAGGAGCTGGGCGTGTCCGCCGTCCACGCCCACAACACCGCGCTCGCCGACCGCTACCGCGCGGGGCTGGCCGAGCGCGGTCATACGCCCCGCCCCGCGCCCGGCTCGGCGATCGTCTCCACCCCCGGCCTCGCGGACGCGGAGGACCGGCTGGCGGCGGCGGGCGTGCGGGTCTCGGTGCGCGGCGGACTGCTGCGCGCGGCCTTCCACCTCTACAACTCGACCGATGACGTGGACCGGCTGCTGAGCCTGCTGGGGTAG
- the ectB gene encoding diaminobutyrate--2-oxoglutarate transaminase, whose protein sequence is MTITQPDLSVFETVESEVRSYCRSWPTVFDRAQGSRMTDEDGHTYLDFFAGAGSLNYGHNNPVLKRALIDYIERDGVTHGLDMSTTAKRAFLESFQNIILRPRDLPYKVMFPGPTGANSVEAALKLARKVKGRESIVSFTNAFHGMSLGALAVTGNSMKRAGAGIPLVHGTPMPFDNYLEGTYPDFLWFERLLEDQGSGLNTPAAVIVETVQGEGGINVARAEWLRALADLCERWDMLLIVDDIQMGCGRTGAFFSFEEAGIVPDIVTVSKSISGYGLPLALTLFKPELDIWEPGEHNGTFRGNNPAFVTAAAALDTYWADGQMEKQTLARGEIVEAHLKAIVEEHPEAIAEYRGRGLVWGLECIDKSLANKIAKRAYELGLLIETSGPESEVVKLLPALTTTPEELDEGLRVLARAVRDCA, encoded by the coding sequence GTGACCATCACCCAGCCCGACCTGAGCGTCTTCGAGACCGTGGAGTCCGAGGTCCGCAGCTACTGCCGTAGCTGGCCCACCGTGTTCGACCGCGCGCAGGGCAGCCGCATGACCGACGAGGACGGCCACACCTACCTCGACTTCTTCGCCGGGGCCGGATCGCTCAACTACGGCCACAACAACCCGGTCCTCAAACGCGCCCTGATCGACTACATCGAGCGGGACGGCGTCACCCACGGCCTGGACATGTCCACCACGGCCAAGCGGGCGTTCCTGGAGTCCTTCCAGAACATCATCCTGCGGCCGCGCGACCTGCCCTACAAGGTCATGTTCCCGGGCCCGACGGGCGCCAACTCCGTCGAGGCCGCGCTCAAGCTGGCCCGTAAGGTCAAGGGCCGCGAGTCGATCGTGTCCTTCACCAACGCCTTCCACGGCATGTCGCTGGGCGCCCTCGCCGTCACCGGCAACTCCATGAAGCGGGCCGGCGCCGGCATCCCGCTGGTGCACGGCACCCCGATGCCGTTCGACAACTACCTCGAGGGCACCTACCCGGACTTCCTGTGGTTCGAGCGGCTGCTGGAGGACCAGGGCTCCGGCCTGAACACCCCCGCCGCCGTGATCGTCGAGACGGTCCAGGGCGAGGGCGGCATCAATGTCGCCCGCGCCGAGTGGCTGCGCGCCCTCGCCGACCTCTGCGAGCGCTGGGACATGCTGCTCATCGTCGACGACATCCAGATGGGCTGCGGCCGTACGGGTGCCTTCTTCTCCTTCGAGGAGGCGGGCATCGTGCCGGACATCGTCACCGTCTCGAAGTCCATCAGCGGCTACGGCCTGCCGCTCGCGCTGACCCTGTTCAAGCCTGAGCTGGACATCTGGGAGCCGGGCGAGCACAACGGCACCTTCCGCGGCAACAACCCCGCGTTCGTCACCGCCGCCGCCGCGCTGGACACCTACTGGGCCGACGGCCAGATGGAGAAGCAGACTCTCGCCCGCGGTGAGATCGTCGAAGCACACCTGAAGGCCATCGTCGAGGAGCACCCCGAAGCCATCGCCGAGTACCGCGGCCGCGGTCTCGTGTGGGGCCTGGAGTGCATCGACAAGAGCCTTGCCAACAAGATCGCCAAGCGCGCCTACGAGCTGGGTCTGCTGATCGAGACCTCCGGCCCGGAGAGCGAGGTCGTCAAGCTGCTTCCCGCGCTGACGACCACACCCGAGGAGCTGGACGAGGGCCTTCGCGTCCTCGCCCGCGCGGTCCGCGACTGCGCCTGA
- the ectA gene encoding diaminobutyrate acetyltransferase, whose product MTAAQADHAGARSDIREFPEGFKLDTPRVEDGAAIWRIARDSKALDLNSSYSYLLWCRDFAATSVVARDAEGEPAAFVTGYIRPERPDTLVVWQVAVDDAHRGQGLAAALLDGLSARAGKELGMRFVETTITPDNAASNRLFASFAERHSVPIKREVLFDAGLFPEQGHEPEVLHLIGPFEPPARPEH is encoded by the coding sequence ATGACCGCCGCACAAGCAGACCATGCAGGTGCCCGAAGCGATATCAGAGAATTTCCGGAGGGCTTCAAGCTCGACACCCCACGCGTGGAGGACGGAGCCGCGATCTGGCGTATCGCCCGCGACTCGAAGGCGCTGGACCTCAACTCCTCCTACAGCTACCTCCTGTGGTGTCGCGACTTCGCCGCCACCTCCGTAGTCGCGCGCGACGCGGAGGGCGAGCCGGCCGCCTTCGTCACCGGATACATCCGCCCCGAGCGCCCGGACACCCTCGTCGTCTGGCAGGTCGCCGTCGACGACGCGCACCGTGGCCAGGGGCTCGCGGCCGCGCTCCTGGACGGGCTCAGCGCCCGGGCCGGGAAGGAGCTGGGCATGCGTTTCGTCGAGACCACCATCACCCCCGACAACGCCGCGTCCAACCGGTTGTTCGCGTCCTTCGCCGAGCGGCACTCAGTGCCGATCAAGCGTGAGGTGCTCTTCGACGCGGGGCTGTTCCCGGAGCAGGGCCACGAGCCGGAGGTACTGCACCTCATCGGCCCGTTCGAGCCACCAGCCCGCCCGGAGCACTGA
- a CDS encoding DsbA family oxidoreductase gives MRVEIWSDIACPWCYIGKARFEAGLAAFAHRDGVEVVHRSFELDPNAPAATDVPVLDMLATKYGVTREQAEAMEARVAEAAAGEGLDYRSDRIHGNTFDLHRLLHAAAAHGVHHTLLDAFYRANFAEARTLGDPAVLREIAVCAGLPAEEADRVLADPGAYAQEVRADEREAAELGATGVPFFVIDRRYGISGGQPAEVFRQALERAHADRPVLVPAADGAGVCGDDGCAVPGK, from the coding sequence ATGCGCGTCGAAATCTGGTCCGACATCGCCTGCCCCTGGTGCTACATCGGCAAGGCCCGCTTCGAGGCCGGGCTCGCCGCCTTCGCGCACCGCGACGGTGTCGAGGTGGTGCACCGCTCCTTCGAGCTGGACCCGAACGCACCGGCCGCCACCGACGTCCCGGTGCTCGACATGCTCGCCACGAAGTACGGCGTGACCCGCGAGCAGGCCGAGGCGATGGAGGCCAGGGTCGCCGAGGCGGCGGCCGGGGAGGGGCTGGACTACCGCTCCGACCGGATCCACGGCAACACCTTCGACCTGCACCGGCTGCTGCACGCCGCCGCCGCGCACGGCGTCCACCACACCCTGCTCGACGCCTTCTACCGCGCCAACTTCGCCGAGGCCAGGACGCTCGGCGACCCCGCCGTGCTCCGCGAGATCGCCGTGTGCGCGGGGCTGCCCGCCGAGGAGGCCGACCGGGTGCTCGCCGACCCCGGGGCGTACGCACAGGAGGTGCGCGCCGATGAGCGCGAGGCCGCGGAGCTGGGCGCCACCGGCGTGCCGTTCTTCGTCATCGACCGCCGCTACGGCATCTCCGGCGGCCAGCCCGCCGAGGTCTTCCGACAGGCGCTGGAGCGCGCGCACGCCGACCGGCCGGTGCTGGTCCCGGCGGCCGACGGGGCCGGGGTGTGCGGCGACGACGGCTGCGCCGTGCCCGGGAAGTGA
- the thpD gene encoding ectoine hydroxylase gives MTTAPERTTDLYPTRGTSEVITPRKDPVVWSQPGTAGPFRSSELSDFERDGFFAIGELLTAEEVAVYRAELDRLVLDPTMRADPRSIVEPKSQDVRTVFEVHKISEVFAKLVSDPRVVGRARQILGSDVYVHQSRINVKPGFGASGFYWHSDFETWHAEDGLPNMRTVSVSIALTENYDTNGGLMIMPGSHQHFVGCEGATPKDNYKRSLQMQDAGIPSDEVLTKMADKHSIRLFTGKAGSATWFDCNAMHGSGDNITPYPRSNVFIVFNSVDNEAVEPFGAPVRRPEYIGARDFTPVK, from the coding sequence ATGACCACCGCACCCGAGCGCACCACCGACCTGTATCCGACCCGCGGGACCTCCGAGGTCATCACCCCGCGGAAGGACCCGGTGGTGTGGTCGCAGCCCGGAACGGCCGGACCCTTCCGGTCGTCCGAGCTGAGCGACTTCGAACGCGACGGCTTTTTCGCCATCGGGGAGCTGCTGACGGCGGAAGAAGTCGCGGTGTACCGCGCCGAACTGGACCGTCTCGTCCTCGACCCGACGATGCGCGCCGACCCGCGCTCCATCGTCGAGCCGAAGTCACAGGACGTACGGACCGTGTTCGAGGTGCACAAGATCAGCGAGGTGTTCGCCAAACTGGTCTCCGACCCGCGCGTGGTCGGTCGTGCCCGGCAGATCCTCGGCTCGGACGTCTACGTCCACCAGTCACGGATCAATGTGAAGCCCGGCTTCGGTGCCTCCGGCTTCTACTGGCACTCGGACTTCGAGACCTGGCACGCCGAGGACGGTCTGCCGAACATGCGCACCGTGTCGGTCTCGATCGCGCTGACGGAGAACTACGACACCAACGGCGGCTTGATGATCATGCCCGGCTCGCACCAGCACTTCGTGGGCTGTGAGGGCGCGACGCCGAAGGACAACTACAAGCGGTCGCTGCAGATGCAGGACGCGGGCATCCCGTCGGACGAGGTGCTGACGAAGATGGCGGACAAGCACAGCATCCGCCTCTTCACGGGCAAGGCCGGTTCGGCGACGTGGTTCGACTGCAATGCCATGCACGGCTCGGGTGACAACATCACGCCGTACCCGCGCAGCAATGTCTTCATCGTCTTCAACAGCGTGGACAACGAAGCGGTGGAGCCGTTCGGGGCGCCGGTCCGGCGCCCGGAGTACATCGGAGCCCGGGACTTCACGCCGGTGAAGTAG
- a CDS encoding ectoine synthase: MIVRSFKDIEGTDRHVKAKSGTWESKRIVLAKERVGFSLHETTLYAGTETSMWYANHIEAVLCVEGEAELTNDETGEKHTITPGTMYLLDGHEKHTMRIKEDFRCVCVFNPPVTGREDHDENGVYPLLTEPESEPETV, from the coding sequence GTGATCGTCCGATCCTTCAAGGACATCGAGGGCACCGACCGCCACGTCAAGGCCAAGTCCGGTACCTGGGAGAGCAAGCGCATCGTGCTCGCCAAGGAGCGCGTGGGCTTCTCGCTCCACGAGACCACCCTGTACGCCGGAACCGAGACGTCGATGTGGTACGCGAACCACATCGAGGCCGTACTGTGCGTAGAGGGTGAAGCCGAGCTCACCAACGACGAGACCGGCGAGAAGCACACCATCACGCCGGGCACGATGTACCTGCTCGACGGGCACGAGAAGCACACGATGCGGATCAAGGAGGACTTCCGCTGCGTGTGTGTCTTCAACCCGCCGGTCACCGGCCGCGAGGACCACGACGAGAACGGGGTCTACCCGCTGCTGACCGAACCGGAGTCGGAGCCCGAGACGGTCTGA
- a CDS encoding GNAT family N-acetyltransferase, which yields MRPTTDAAACQVRDATRADLAAIAALHTGARAALHRARFPDTPFDAPAEQLRWHDAWSRVLEGDDTPVLCAARHGAVVGAASYRRRDDDGRPAVTLHQLHVDPGHWGTGIGRALHTSCLRAWRTAGYSRAALDVLWHNHRARAFYAGLGWRPDPDRRPAPDATHLTLTLDLATAPAP from the coding sequence GTGCGCCCCACCACCGACGCCGCCGCGTGCCAGGTCCGCGACGCGACCCGTGCGGACCTGGCCGCGATCGCCGCCCTGCACACCGGTGCCCGCGCCGCTCTGCACCGCGCCCGGTTCCCGGACACCCCCTTCGACGCCCCGGCCGAGCAGCTCCGCTGGCACGACGCCTGGTCCCGCGTCCTGGAGGGCGACGACACCCCCGTACTGTGCGCCGCACGGCACGGCGCGGTCGTCGGCGCGGCCTCCTACCGCCGGCGCGACGACGACGGCCGGCCGGCCGTCACGCTCCACCAGCTCCATGTCGACCCCGGCCACTGGGGCACCGGCATCGGCCGCGCCCTGCACACCTCCTGCCTGCGGGCCTGGCGCACGGCCGGCTACTCCCGCGCCGCCCTCGACGTGCTCTGGCACAACCACCGCGCCCGCGCCTTCTACGCGGGCCTCGGCTGGCGCCCCGACCCGGACCGCCGCCCCGCCCCGGACGCCACCCACCTCACCCTGACGCTGGACCTGGCGACGGCTCCGGCTCCCTGA
- a CDS encoding SCO1860 family LAETG-anchored protein, producing MPRRLAATFVATALTAGSALLLGAVPAHATGDHGAARGTADAVVLRTGLNVGLLHKTLDVPLNAALNEVHAPASAAKTALTVRLDGIDHGRPFSVLRADAATARATAGHGRTEGYANLVKAKVRLPGLALLSLIEVQQVTAKAVCEAGERPRAEANVLGDVRVLGKRVRLTAGGTTDVKVPGVGQVRLDLSRKSVLSKSAAATALDLKVSLNPLKLGVAEVHGRVTLAHAGCTAPGVKAPEHNGSGGTTGGTKPAGDTKPAGDTEVTGTGSRPSTQNLAETGGSSAAPYLAGGAALLVAVGAGSVGYARRRRNAAPGGRG from the coding sequence ATGCCCCGACGCCTCGCCGCGACCTTCGTCGCCACCGCGCTCACGGCCGGCTCCGCCCTCCTGCTCGGCGCCGTCCCCGCGCATGCCACCGGAGACCACGGCGCGGCCCGCGGCACCGCCGACGCGGTCGTGCTGCGCACCGGCCTGAACGTCGGGCTGCTCCACAAGACGCTCGACGTCCCGCTGAACGCCGCCCTGAACGAGGTGCACGCCCCGGCCTCGGCCGCCAAAACCGCGCTCACCGTCCGCCTCGACGGCATCGACCACGGCCGGCCGTTCAGCGTGCTGCGCGCCGATGCCGCCACCGCACGGGCCACCGCCGGCCACGGCAGGACCGAGGGCTACGCCAACCTCGTGAAGGCGAAGGTGCGGCTGCCCGGCCTGGCACTGCTGTCCCTGATCGAGGTCCAGCAGGTCACCGCCAAGGCGGTGTGCGAGGCGGGCGAGCGGCCCCGGGCGGAGGCGAACGTACTGGGCGACGTCCGCGTCCTGGGCAAGCGGGTCCGGCTCACCGCGGGCGGTACGACGGACGTCAAGGTGCCGGGCGTGGGCCAGGTGCGGCTCGACCTGTCCCGGAAGAGTGTCCTGTCCAAGAGCGCCGCGGCCACCGCGCTCGACCTGAAGGTCTCCCTCAACCCGTTGAAGCTCGGCGTCGCCGAGGTGCACGGCCGGGTCACGCTGGCCCACGCCGGGTGCACCGCGCCGGGCGTCAAGGCGCCCGAGCACAACGGCTCCGGCGGCACCACCGGCGGCACCAAGCCGGCCGGGGACACCAAGCCGGCCGGGGACACCGAGGTGACCGGGACCGGTTCGCGGCCCAGCACCCAGAACCTCGCGGAGACCGGCGGCAGTTCGGCCGCCCCGTACCTCGCCGGGGGCGCGGCCCTGCTGGTCGCCGTGGGGGCCGGATCGGTCGGCTACGCCCGCCGGCGCCGCAACGCCGCACCGGGCGGCCGCGGCTGA
- a CDS encoding amidohydrolase family protein, protein MSEGAVLHLKGRVLVGPDDVRDELWVVGGRVTFDRPAMARDATTVTGWVLPGLVDAHCHVGLDAHGPVDAPTSEKQALTDRDAGTLLIRDAGSPSDTRWVDDREDLPRIIRAGRHIARTKRYIRNYAHEIEPEDLVAYVAQEARRGDGWVKLVGDWIDRSTGDLEACWPRGAVEAAIAEAHRLGARVTAHCFAEDTLAPLVEAGIDCIEHATGLTEDTIPLFAERGVAIVPTLVNIATFPRLADGGAGKFPRWADHMRRLHARRYDTVRAAYDAGVPVFAGTDAGGSLAHGLVAEEVAELTRAGLPAVAALSATTWGAREWLGRPGLTEGAPADLVVYGSDPREDVRVLAAPRRVVLRGQVVG, encoded by the coding sequence ATGAGCGAAGGTGCGGTGCTGCACCTCAAGGGGAGGGTCCTCGTCGGGCCGGACGACGTGCGCGACGAGCTGTGGGTCGTCGGCGGCCGGGTCACCTTCGACCGGCCGGCCATGGCACGGGATGCCACCACCGTGACGGGCTGGGTGCTGCCCGGCCTGGTCGACGCCCACTGCCACGTGGGCCTGGACGCACACGGCCCGGTGGACGCCCCCACCAGTGAGAAACAGGCGCTCACCGACCGTGACGCCGGCACGCTGCTGATCCGCGACGCCGGATCCCCCTCCGACACCCGCTGGGTCGACGACCGCGAGGATCTGCCGCGGATCATCCGCGCCGGCCGCCACATCGCCCGTACCAAGCGCTACATCCGCAACTACGCGCACGAGATCGAGCCCGAGGACCTGGTCGCCTACGTCGCCCAGGAGGCCCGCCGCGGCGACGGCTGGGTCAAGCTCGTCGGCGACTGGATCGACCGCTCCACGGGCGATCTGGAGGCCTGCTGGCCCCGTGGCGCGGTCGAGGCGGCCATCGCCGAGGCCCACCGGCTGGGCGCCCGGGTCACGGCCCACTGTTTCGCCGAGGACACCCTCGCCCCGCTCGTCGAGGCCGGCATCGACTGCATCGAGCACGCCACCGGGCTCACCGAGGACACCATCCCGCTGTTCGCGGAGCGGGGCGTGGCCATCGTGCCCACGCTCGTCAACATCGCCACGTTCCCGCGGCTCGCGGACGGCGGCGCGGGGAAGTTCCCGCGCTGGGCGGACCATATGCGGCGCCTGCACGCGCGCCGCTACGACACCGTACGGGCGGCCTACGACGCGGGCGTGCCCGTCTTCGCCGGTACGGACGCCGGCGGCTCGCTCGCCCACGGCCTGGTCGCCGAGGAGGTCGCCGAGCTGACCCGGGCCGGTCTGCCCGCCGTGGCGGCCCTCTCCGCCACCACCTGGGGTGCCAGGGAGTGGCTCGGCCGCCCCGGCCTCACCGAGGGCGCTCCGGCGGACCTGGTGGTCTACGGGAGCGATCCGCGCGAGGACGTCCGGGTGCTGGCCGCGCCGCGGCGGGTGGTGCTGCGCGGGCAGGTCGTGGGCTAG
- a CDS encoding class I SAM-dependent methyltransferase has protein sequence MTSPQEFLGFWETTGSAKTFTHPLDPALLDAYVPRSARMLDYGCGYGRLTAELTGLGYRAVRGVDVSAALIARGRREHPELELMRCPGFPLPFEDGAFDAALLFAVLTCVPADADQTAIAGELGRLVRPGGVLYLSDVPLQDDALNRERYARFAERYGTYGVFETPDGGVFRHHPPERLRGLLREAGFSVRKERVGVVGTLDGRTAERLQIIAVREPEPSPGPASG, from the coding sequence ATGACCTCGCCACAGGAATTCCTCGGCTTCTGGGAGACGACCGGGTCCGCGAAGACCTTCACCCATCCGCTCGATCCGGCGCTGCTGGACGCCTACGTGCCGCGGAGCGCGCGGATGCTGGACTACGGCTGCGGCTACGGGCGGCTGACCGCCGAGCTGACCGGGCTCGGCTACCGCGCGGTGCGCGGGGTGGACGTCTCGGCGGCGCTGATCGCACGGGGGCGGCGCGAGCACCCGGAGCTGGAGCTCATGCGGTGCCCCGGGTTCCCGTTGCCGTTCGAGGACGGTGCCTTCGACGCGGCGCTGCTGTTCGCGGTGCTCACCTGCGTACCCGCGGACGCGGACCAGACGGCGATCGCCGGGGAGCTGGGGCGGCTGGTGCGGCCCGGCGGGGTGCTGTACCTGAGCGATGTGCCGCTGCAGGACGATGCGCTCAACCGGGAGCGGTATGCCCGGTTCGCGGAGCGCTACGGGACGTACGGGGTCTTCGAGACGCCCGATGGCGGGGTGTTCCGGCACCATCCGCCGGAGCGGCTGCGCGGGCTGCTGCGGGAGGCCGGCTTCTCGGTGCGCAAGGAGCGGGTGGGCGTGGTGGGCACGCTGGACGGGCGGACGGCGGAGCGGCTGCAGATCATCGCCGTCAGGGAGCCGGAGCCGTCGCCAGGTCCAGCGTCAGGGTGA